Proteins encoded by one window of Enterobacter hormaechei subsp. xiangfangensis:
- the zapE gene encoding cell division protein ZapE — MQNLSPSSRYQLALSEGTHQPDDVQREAVNRLDTIYQEILAKPADAVQSSGLKAAFGRLLGKKEPTVNAPVRGLYMWGGVGRGKTWLMDMFYQSLPGTRKQRLHFHRFMLRVHEELTALQGETDPLEIVADRFKAETDVLCFDEFFVSDITDAMLLGGLMKALFARGITLVATSNIPPDELYRNGLQRARFLPAIDAIKQHCDIMNVDAGVDYRLRTLTQAHLWLSPLNADTASEMDKLWLALAGAPRDNAPALEINHRPLSTLGVENQTLAVSFGTLCVDARSQHDYIALSRLFHTVMLWDVPVMTPLMESEARRFIALVDEFYERHVKLVVSAEVPLYEIYQGERLKFEFQRCLSRLQEMQSEEYLKREHMP, encoded by the coding sequence ATGCAAAACCTGTCCCCTTCATCGCGTTACCAACTGGCCCTGAGCGAGGGCACACACCAGCCGGATGATGTCCAGCGTGAAGCGGTTAACCGCCTGGACACGATTTATCAGGAAATTCTGGCGAAACCCGCCGATGCGGTGCAGAGCAGTGGGCTGAAGGCGGCATTCGGCCGTTTACTGGGCAAAAAAGAGCCCACGGTAAACGCACCGGTTCGTGGATTATATATGTGGGGTGGCGTTGGGCGGGGTAAGACCTGGCTGATGGACATGTTCTACCAGAGCCTGCCCGGCACGCGTAAGCAGCGTCTGCACTTTCACCGTTTTATGCTGCGGGTCCATGAAGAGCTGACGGCGCTCCAGGGCGAAACCGACCCGCTGGAGATTGTGGCCGATCGCTTCAAGGCGGAAACGGACGTGCTCTGCTTCGACGAGTTCTTTGTTTCCGATATTACGGATGCCATGTTGCTGGGGGGCCTCATGAAAGCGCTGTTTGCGCGTGGGATTACCCTGGTGGCGACTTCAAATATCCCGCCGGATGAGCTTTATCGCAATGGTCTTCAGCGGGCGCGTTTCCTGCCAGCCATAGATGCCATTAAACAGCACTGCGACATCATGAATGTCGATGCCGGCGTCGATTATCGTCTGCGCACATTAACGCAGGCGCACCTGTGGCTTTCACCGCTGAACGCCGACACAGCCAGCGAGATGGATAAACTCTGGCTGGCGCTGGCAGGGGCGCCGCGGGATAACGCGCCAGCGCTGGAGATTAATCATCGCCCGTTGTCGACGCTTGGCGTAGAGAACCAGACGCTGGCCGTCTCGTTTGGAACGCTCTGCGTGGACGCCCGCAGCCAGCATGACTACATTGCGCTTTCACGTCTGTTCCATACCGTTATGTTGTGGGATGTGCCCGTTATGACCCCACTAATGGAGAGCGAAGCGCGGCGCTTCATCGCGCTGGTAGATGAGTTTTACGAGCGCCACGTTAAGCTGGTGGTCAGCGCCGAGGTGCCTTTATATGAGATCTATCAGGGCGAGCGCCTGAAGTTTGAGTTCCAGCGCTGCCTGTCGCGCCTGCAAGAGATGCAGAGCGAAGAGTACCTCAAGCGTGAGCATATGCCGTAA
- the zapG gene encoding Z-ring associated protein ZapG → MTWEYALIGLVVGIIIGAVAMRFGNRKLRQQQSLQYELEKNKAELEEYREELVSHFARSAELLDNMATDYRQLYQHMAKSSSSLLPEMTAETNPFRNRLADSEAGNDQAPVQMPRDYSDGASGLLRGGVKRD, encoded by the coding sequence ATGACCTGGGAATATGCGCTAATCGGTTTAGTCGTCGGCATCATCATTGGTGCTGTGGCCATGCGTTTCGGTAACCGCAAATTGCGTCAGCAGCAGTCACTGCAATACGAACTGGAAAAGAACAAAGCCGAACTGGAAGAATATCGCGAAGAGCTGGTCAGCCACTTTGCCCGTAGCGCTGAGCTGCTGGACAACATGGCGACAGATTATCGCCAGCTCTACCAGCACATGGCGAAAAGCTCCAGCAGCCTGCTGCCGGAAATGACCGCGGAGACCAACCCCTTCCGCAATCGTCTGGCTGATTCTGAAGCCGGTAACGATCAGGCACCGGTTCAGATGCCACGCGACTATTCAGACGGCGCGTCCGGCCTGCTGCGCGGTGGCGTAAAACGCGATTAA
- the degQ gene encoding serine endoprotease DegQ — MKKKNQLLSALALSVGLSLSASFPVSAALPSQVPGQEAIPSLAPMLEKVLPAVVSVQVEGTARQSQRIPEELKKYFGEDAPDQQAQPFEGLGSGVIIDAAKGYILTNNHVISQADKISVQLNDGREFDAKLIGGDDQSDIALLQVQNPSNLTQIAIADSDKLRVGDFAVAVGNPFGLGQTATSGIVSALGRSGLNLEGLENFIQTDASINRGNSGGALLNLNGELIGINTAILAPGGGSIGIGFAIPSNMAKTLSQQLIQFGEVKRGLLGIKGMEMSADIAKAFKLNVQRGAFVSEVLPNSGSAKAGVKSGDVIVSLNDKPLSSFAELRSRIATTEPGAKVKLGLIREGKPLTVEVTLDKSTSSSASAEQISPALQGATLSDGQLKNGTKGISVTTVEKSSPAAQAGLHQDDVIVGVNRTRVQSIAEMRKVLESKPAVIALQIIRGNDTLYILLR, encoded by the coding sequence ATGAAGAAAAAAAACCAGCTGTTGAGCGCCTTAGCGTTAAGTGTCGGGTTATCTCTCTCGGCGTCCTTCCCCGTCAGTGCGGCACTGCCTTCGCAGGTGCCTGGACAAGAAGCCATTCCCAGCCTTGCGCCGATGCTTGAAAAAGTCCTGCCTGCGGTAGTCAGCGTTCAGGTGGAAGGGACGGCACGCCAAAGCCAGCGTATTCCCGAAGAGCTGAAGAAATATTTTGGCGAAGACGCGCCGGATCAGCAGGCTCAGCCGTTTGAAGGTCTGGGCTCAGGGGTAATTATCGACGCGGCTAAGGGCTATATCCTGACCAATAACCACGTGATCAGCCAGGCCGATAAAATCAGCGTTCAGCTGAACGATGGCCGGGAGTTTGACGCCAAACTGATCGGCGGTGACGATCAGAGTGATATCGCCCTGCTACAGGTACAAAACCCCAGCAACCTAACCCAGATCGCCATTGCTGATTCCGATAAGCTGCGCGTCGGTGATTTTGCTGTCGCGGTCGGTAACCCGTTCGGCTTAGGCCAGACCGCCACCTCCGGAATTGTCTCCGCCCTGGGGCGCAGCGGCCTGAATCTCGAAGGGCTGGAAAATTTCATCCAGACCGATGCCTCCATCAACCGGGGCAACTCCGGCGGTGCGCTGCTTAATCTGAACGGTGAGCTGATCGGCATCAACACCGCTATCCTCGCGCCAGGCGGCGGCAGCATCGGGATTGGTTTTGCCATTCCGAGCAACATGGCGAAAACTCTGTCTCAACAGCTGATTCAGTTTGGCGAGGTTAAGCGCGGTCTGCTGGGCATCAAAGGCATGGAGATGAGCGCCGATATCGCCAAAGCCTTTAAGCTCAACGTCCAGCGCGGGGCGTTTGTCAGCGAAGTGTTGCCCAACTCAGGCTCTGCGAAAGCGGGCGTGAAATCCGGTGACGTTATTGTCAGCCTGAACGATAAACCGCTGAGCAGCTTCGCTGAATTACGTTCGCGTATTGCCACCACGGAGCCTGGCGCTAAAGTGAAGCTGGGCCTGATCCGCGAGGGCAAACCGCTGACCGTGGAAGTGACGCTGGACAAGAGCACCTCCTCTTCCGCCAGCGCAGAACAGATCTCCCCGGCTCTACAGGGCGCTACGCTGAGCGATGGTCAGCTTAAAAACGGCACGAAAGGCATTTCTGTCACTACCGTTGAGAAGAGCAGCCCGGCCGCGCAGGCAGGTTTGCATCAGGACGACGTAATCGTGGGCGTGAACCGCACTCGCGTGCAGTCTATTGCCGAAATGCGTAAGGTGCTGGAGAGTAAACCGGCGGTCATTGCCCTGCAAATTATCCGTGGCAACGATACCCTCTACATTTTACTGCGTTAA
- the degS gene encoding outer membrane-stress sensor serine endopeptidase DegS: MLLKLFRSIVIGLIVAGLLLVAMPSLRQFNKLSAPQFDSTDETPATYNQAVRRAAPAVVNVYNRGLNSSAHNQLEIRTLGSGVIMDDRGYIITNKHVINDADQIIVALQDGRVFEALLVGSDSLTDLAVLKINATGGLPTIPINRKRTPHIGDVVLAIGNPYNLGQTITQGIISATGRIGLNPSGRQNFLQTDASINHGNSGGALVNSLGELMGINTLSFDKSNDGETPEGIGFAIPFQLATKIMDKLIRDGRVIRGYIGIGGREIAPMHTQGGGIDQIQGIVVNEVAPGGPAANAGIQVNDVILSVNGTPAVSALETMDQVAEIRPGSIIPVEVMRNDKKLTIQVTIQEYPATN, translated from the coding sequence ATGCTTTTAAAGCTCTTTCGTTCAATTGTCATTGGTTTGATCGTTGCCGGTCTGCTGCTGGTGGCTATGCCATCTTTACGCCAGTTCAACAAACTGTCGGCTCCTCAGTTCGACAGCACGGATGAAACGCCTGCGACGTACAATCAGGCGGTACGCCGTGCCGCCCCCGCCGTGGTTAACGTCTATAACCGCGGGCTTAACAGTTCTGCTCATAACCAGCTGGAGATCCGCACGCTCGGTTCCGGTGTGATCATGGATGACCGGGGCTACATCATCACCAATAAACACGTCATTAACGATGCCGACCAGATTATCGTCGCCTTGCAGGATGGCCGCGTGTTTGAAGCCCTGCTGGTGGGGTCGGACAGCCTGACCGATCTGGCGGTGCTGAAGATCAACGCCACCGGCGGTCTGCCGACTATCCCGATTAATCGCAAACGAACGCCGCATATCGGCGATGTGGTACTGGCGATCGGTAACCCGTACAACCTGGGCCAGACCATCACTCAGGGGATCATCAGCGCGACCGGTCGAATCGGCCTGAACCCGTCAGGGCGGCAGAACTTCCTGCAAACCGATGCCTCGATCAACCACGGTAACTCCGGCGGTGCGCTGGTGAACTCTCTGGGCGAACTGATGGGCATTAACACCCTCTCCTTCGACAAGAGCAACGACGGCGAAACGCCGGAAGGGATTGGCTTTGCCATTCCATTCCAGCTGGCGACCAAGATCATGGACAAGCTGATCCGCGATGGCCGCGTGATCCGTGGCTACATCGGTATTGGTGGGCGTGAAATCGCGCCGATGCATACGCAGGGCGGTGGTATCGATCAGATCCAGGGGATTGTGGTCAACGAAGTGGCGCCTGGCGGCCCGGCGGCCAATGCAGGTATCCAGGTGAACGACGTTATCCTTTCCGTCAACGGTACGCCAGCGGTCTCTGCGCTGGAAACCATGGACCAGGTGGCTGAGATTCGCCCGGGCTCCATCATCCCTGTTGAAGTCATGCGTAATGACAAGAAGCTGACGATCCAGGTCACCATCCAGGAATACCCGGCCACTAACTGA
- the mdh gene encoding malate dehydrogenase, whose amino-acid sequence MKVAVLGAAGGIGQALALLLKTQLPSGSELSLYDIAPVTPGVAVDLSHIPTAVKIKGFSGEDARPALQGADVVLISAGVARKPGMDRSDLFNVNAGIVKNLVQQIAETCPKACIGIITNPVNTTVAIAAEVLKKAGVYDKNKLFGVTTLDIIRSNTFVAELKGKQPTEVEVPVIGGHSGVTILPLLSQIPGVSFTEQEVADLTKRIQNAGTEVVEAKAGGGSATLSMGQAAARFGLSLVRALQGEKGVVECAYVEGDGEHARFFSQPLLLGKNGVEERKSIGTLSAFEQNAMEGMLDTLKKDITLGEEFVNK is encoded by the coding sequence ATGAAAGTCGCAGTCCTCGGCGCTGCTGGTGGTATCGGCCAGGCGCTTGCCCTACTACTGAAAACCCAACTGCCTTCAGGCTCAGAACTCTCCCTGTACGATATTGCTCCGGTAACCCCAGGTGTGGCGGTTGACCTGAGCCACATCCCGACAGCTGTGAAAATCAAAGGCTTCTCCGGTGAAGATGCGCGTCCTGCGTTGCAGGGTGCCGACGTGGTGCTGATCTCCGCGGGTGTTGCACGTAAACCGGGTATGGATCGTTCAGACCTGTTCAACGTCAACGCGGGCATCGTGAAAAACCTGGTTCAGCAGATCGCTGAAACCTGCCCGAAAGCGTGCATCGGTATCATCACCAACCCGGTGAACACCACCGTTGCCATCGCAGCAGAAGTACTGAAGAAAGCAGGCGTTTACGACAAGAACAAACTGTTCGGCGTAACTACGCTGGATATCATCCGCTCCAACACCTTCGTGGCTGAGCTGAAAGGCAAGCAGCCAACGGAAGTGGAAGTGCCGGTTATCGGCGGTCACTCTGGCGTGACCATCCTGCCTCTGCTGTCGCAGATCCCGGGCGTGAGCTTCACCGAGCAGGAAGTGGCTGACCTGACTAAACGCATTCAGAACGCAGGCACCGAAGTGGTGGAAGCGAAGGCGGGTGGCGGTTCTGCAACCCTGTCTATGGGTCAGGCGGCGGCACGTTTCGGCCTGTCTCTGGTTCGCGCGTTGCAGGGCGAAAAAGGCGTTGTTGAATGCGCCTATGTTGAAGGCGACGGTGAACACGCGCGCTTCTTCTCTCAGCCGCTGCTGCTGGGTAAAAACGGTGTTGAAGAGCGTAAGTCTATCGGCACGCTGAGCGCGTTTGAGCAAAACGCGATGGAAGGCATGCTGGATACGCTGAAGAAAGACATCACGCTGGGCGAAGAGTTCGTTAACAAGTGA
- the argR gene encoding transcriptional regulator ArgR: MRSSSKQEELVKAFKALLKEEKFSSQGEIVQALQEQGFDNINQSKVSRMLTKFGAVRTRNAKMEMVYCLPAELGVPTTSSPLKNLVLDIDYNDAVVVIHTSPGAAQLIARLLDSLGKAEGILGTIAGDDTIFTTPANGFSVKDLYEAILVLFEQEL, translated from the coding sequence ATGCGAAGCTCGTCTAAGCAAGAAGAATTAGTGAAGGCGTTTAAAGCGCTACTCAAAGAAGAGAAATTCAGTTCTCAGGGAGAAATTGTTCAGGCGTTGCAGGAACAAGGCTTCGACAACATCAACCAGTCGAAGGTCTCTCGCATGTTAACCAAGTTTGGAGCGGTGCGTACGCGCAACGCCAAAATGGAAATGGTTTATTGCCTGCCTGCTGAACTTGGCGTGCCAACGACCTCCAGCCCGCTGAAAAACCTGGTTCTGGACATCGACTATAACGATGCCGTGGTCGTGATCCACACCAGCCCGGGCGCAGCCCAGCTGATTGCCCGCCTGCTGGACTCGCTGGGTAAAGCAGAGGGGATCCTCGGGACCATCGCCGGTGATGACACCATTTTTACCACCCCGGCAAATGGTTTCTCGGTGAAAGACCTCTACGAAGCGATTCTGGTCCTGTTCGAACAGGAGTTGTAA
- the yhcN gene encoding peroxide/acid stress response protein YhcN encodes MKIKTTVATLSVLSVLSFGAFAADTINAEQAQSRQAIGTVSVGAIGTSPMDMHEMLNKKAEEQGASSYRIIEARSGDHWHATAELYK; translated from the coding sequence ATGAAAATTAAAACCACTGTAGCTACCCTGAGCGTACTGTCAGTCCTGTCATTCGGTGCGTTTGCAGCCGACACCATTAATGCCGAACAGGCACAATCCCGTCAGGCTATCGGGACTGTTTCTGTTGGTGCCATCGGTACGTCTCCGATGGACATGCACGAAATGCTGAACAAAAAAGCGGAAGAACAGGGTGCGTCATCTTATCGCATCATCGAAGCGCGCAGTGGCGACCACTGGCACGCTACCGCAGAACTGTACAAATAA
- a CDS encoding barstar family protein codes for MKIYTFDFDEIESQEDFYREFIRAFDLERGSVSNLDMLWDVVTGDRLPLPLEIEFTHLPEKLRRRFGALILLFDEAEEELEGQLRFNVRQ; via the coding sequence ATGAAAATTTATACCTTTGATTTTGACGAAATTGAGAGTCAGGAAGACTTCTATCGCGAGTTTATTCGGGCGTTCGACCTGGAGCGGGGCAGCGTAAGCAATCTTGATATGCTGTGGGATGTGGTTACCGGCGACAGGCTGCCGTTACCGCTGGAAATCGAATTTACCCATCTGCCTGAAAAACTGCGCAGACGCTTTGGCGCATTGATTTTATTGTTTGATGAAGCGGAGGAGGAGCTGGAAGGGCAACTGCGTTTCAACGTGCGCCAGTGA
- a CDS encoding NAD-dependent succinate-semialdehyde dehydrogenase produces MTTQALQDSILFQTGYLVNGIWKTLDTTFDVLNPATGEVIAKVAKAGKAETEEAIVAATKAFPAWRAKTAKERSAILYRWYELIIENKSWLGRLMTTEQGKPLKEAEGEVDYAASFIQWFAEQAKRANGEIIPPVKPGSRILATREPVGVVAAITPWNFPMAMLTRKLGPALAAGCTGVIKPANNTPLSAFALLTLAKQAGVPDGVLNAVAGSTSEISDAIMASHDVRKISFTGSTAVGKTLVRNSAETMKKVSMELGGNAPYIVFEDADIDAAVKGAIANKFRNAGQVCVSVNRFYIQETVYDKFVNQLADAVKALKVGNGLDEGVVVGPLIEPSAVEKVREHVEDAVAKGATVLAGGKPHELGGNFWMPTVLGDCHEGMKLAEEETFGPVAACFRFTSEDEVVMRANNTPYGLAAYFYTQNLSRVFRVSQAIESGMIGINECAVSTELGPFGGVKESGLGREGSVLGLEEFLEVKTLHIGGL; encoded by the coding sequence ATGACAACCCAGGCTCTTCAGGACAGTATTCTTTTTCAGACCGGGTATCTGGTCAACGGTATCTGGAAAACACTCGACACCACGTTTGATGTGCTAAACCCGGCCACGGGCGAGGTCATTGCGAAAGTGGCGAAAGCAGGAAAAGCCGAAACCGAAGAGGCCATTGTGGCCGCGACGAAGGCCTTTCCCGCATGGCGCGCAAAAACGGCAAAAGAGCGTTCCGCGATCCTCTATCGCTGGTATGAACTGATTATCGAGAACAAAAGCTGGCTCGGGCGGCTGATGACTACCGAGCAGGGCAAGCCGCTGAAAGAGGCTGAAGGTGAGGTGGACTACGCTGCCAGCTTCATTCAGTGGTTTGCCGAGCAGGCCAAGCGCGCCAACGGTGAAATCATTCCTCCGGTTAAACCTGGCTCCCGTATTCTGGCCACTCGTGAACCTGTCGGGGTGGTTGCTGCTATCACGCCATGGAATTTCCCGATGGCTATGCTCACCCGTAAGCTCGGCCCGGCGCTGGCAGCAGGATGTACCGGCGTGATCAAACCTGCAAACAACACGCCGCTGAGCGCCTTTGCGCTGCTGACGCTGGCGAAGCAGGCCGGTGTGCCGGATGGTGTGCTGAATGCGGTCGCGGGGAGCACCTCAGAAATTAGCGACGCCATTATGGCCAGCCATGACGTGCGCAAAATCTCGTTTACGGGTTCAACCGCCGTCGGGAAAACGCTGGTTCGCAATTCCGCAGAGACCATGAAAAAGGTATCGATGGAGCTGGGCGGTAATGCGCCGTATATCGTTTTCGAGGACGCGGATATTGATGCCGCCGTCAAAGGCGCGATCGCCAATAAGTTCCGTAACGCCGGGCAGGTCTGCGTCAGCGTAAACCGTTTCTATATTCAGGAGACGGTCTATGACAAGTTCGTCAATCAACTTGCCGATGCGGTGAAGGCGCTGAAGGTGGGTAACGGTCTGGACGAGGGCGTCGTTGTCGGCCCGCTGATTGAGCCTTCGGCTGTCGAGAAAGTGCGTGAGCACGTCGAAGATGCGGTAGCGAAGGGCGCCACGGTGCTGGCTGGGGGTAAACCGCACGAACTTGGCGGCAACTTCTGGATGCCAACCGTACTCGGTGACTGCCATGAAGGCATGAAGCTGGCAGAAGAGGAGACCTTTGGTCCCGTAGCCGCCTGCTTCCGCTTCACGTCGGAAGACGAAGTGGTTATGCGCGCTAACAATACGCCTTACGGGCTGGCGGCCTACTTTTATACCCAGAATCTTTCGCGCGTGTTCCGCGTCTCACAGGCCATTGAGAGCGGCATGATCGGAATTAATGAATGTGCGGTCTCGACCGAACTGGGTCCGTTTGGGGGCGTAAAAGAGTCCGGGCTGGGCCGCGAGGGGTCCGTGCTGGGGCTGGAGGAGTTTCTGGAAGTTAAAACCCTGCATATCGGGGGATTATAA
- the aaeB gene encoding p-hydroxybenzoic acid efflux pump subunit AaeB gives MGIFSIASQHIRFAVKLACAIVLALFVGFHFQLETPRWAVLTAAIVAAGPAFAAGGEPYSGAIRYRGMLRIIGTFIGCIAALTIIILMIRTPLLMLIVCCIWAGFCTWVSSLVKVENSYAWGLAGYTALIIIITIQSEPLLAPQFAVERCSEIVIGIVCAIVADLLFSPRSIKQEVDRELDALIVAQYQLMQLCIKHGDSEEVDKAWSALVRRTQALEGMRSNLNMESSRWERANRRLKAINTVSLTLITQACETYLIQNTRPEVVTDTFRELFDEPVETVQDVHRQLKRMRRVIAWTGERDTPVTIYTWVGAATRYLLLKRGVISNTKISAAEEEVLQGEVVIKPESAERHHAMVNFWRTTLACILGTLFWLWTGWTSGSGAMVMIAVVTALAMRLPNPRMVAIDFLYGTIAALPIGALYFLVIIPSTQQSMLLLCISLAVMAFFIGIEVQKRRLGSLGALASTINIIVLDNPMTFHFSQFLDSALGQLVGCFLAMMVILLVRDNSQARTGRVLLNQFVSAAVSSLTTNTARRKENHLPALYQQLFLLLNKFPGDVARFRLALTMIIAHQRLRNAPVPINDDLSAFHRQLRRTADHVISASSDDKRRRYFKQLLEELDIYQEKLRIWEAPPQVTEPVERLVFMLHRYQNALTDS, from the coding sequence ATGGGCATTTTTTCCATCGCCAGCCAGCACATCCGCTTCGCCGTGAAGCTGGCATGCGCCATTGTGCTGGCGCTGTTTGTTGGCTTCCATTTCCAGCTTGAAACGCCGCGCTGGGCCGTTCTGACCGCCGCGATCGTCGCCGCCGGTCCTGCCTTCGCGGCGGGTGGCGAACCTTACTCCGGGGCAATTCGCTATCGCGGGATGCTGCGTATTATCGGCACCTTTATCGGCTGTATCGCCGCCCTGACCATTATCATCCTGATGATCCGCACGCCGCTGCTGATGCTGATTGTATGCTGTATCTGGGCGGGTTTTTGCACCTGGGTCTCTTCGCTGGTGAAGGTGGAGAACTCGTACGCCTGGGGTCTGGCGGGATATACCGCGCTGATTATTATCATCACCATTCAGAGTGAACCGCTGCTTGCTCCGCAGTTCGCCGTGGAACGTTGCAGCGAGATTGTCATTGGTATCGTCTGCGCGATTGTCGCAGACCTGCTCTTCTCTCCGCGATCGATCAAGCAGGAAGTCGATCGTGAGCTGGACGCGCTGATTGTTGCTCAGTACCAGCTCATGCAGCTGTGCATTAAGCACGGCGACAGCGAAGAGGTCGACAAGGCCTGGAGTGCGCTGGTGCGCCGCACGCAGGCGCTGGAAGGGATGCGCAGTAACCTCAATATGGAGTCTTCCCGCTGGGAGCGGGCCAACCGTCGTCTGAAAGCGATCAATACCGTCTCGTTAACGCTGATCACCCAGGCGTGTGAAACCTACCTGATTCAGAACACCCGCCCCGAAGTGGTAACGGATACTTTCCGCGAACTGTTTGATGAGCCTGTGGAGACGGTGCAGGACGTGCATCGACAGCTTAAACGCATGCGTCGTGTGATTGCGTGGACAGGAGAACGGGATACGCCAGTCACCATTTATACCTGGGTAGGCGCCGCAACGCGCTACCTGCTCCTGAAACGCGGCGTGATTAGCAACACCAAAATCAGTGCGGCGGAAGAAGAGGTGTTACAGGGCGAAGTGGTGATCAAACCTGAATCCGCCGAGCGCCATCATGCGATGGTTAACTTCTGGCGTACCACCCTGGCCTGTATACTCGGCACGCTGTTCTGGCTGTGGACCGGCTGGACGTCTGGCAGCGGCGCGATGGTGATGATTGCCGTCGTCACCGCGCTGGCGATGCGTCTGCCCAACCCGCGCATGGTCGCGATCGATTTTCTGTACGGCACTATTGCGGCGTTACCTATTGGCGCGCTCTACTTCCTGGTGATTATTCCCTCGACGCAGCAAAGCATGCTTTTGCTCTGCATCAGCCTGGCGGTGATGGCGTTCTTTATCGGGATTGAGGTACAAAAACGCCGTCTGGGATCGTTAGGCGCACTGGCGAGTACGATTAACATCATCGTGCTGGATAACCCGATGACCTTCCATTTCAGTCAGTTCCTGGATAGCGCACTAGGTCAGCTGGTGGGCTGTTTCCTGGCAATGATGGTGATCCTGCTGGTGCGGGATAACTCTCAGGCGCGGACAGGGCGCGTGCTGCTGAATCAGTTTGTATCGGCCGCCGTATCGTCCTTGACCACCAACACCGCGCGGCGCAAGGAGAACCACCTGCCGGCGCTCTATCAGCAGCTGTTCCTGTTGCTAAATAAATTCCCGGGCGATGTCGCCCGCTTCCGCCTGGCGTTAACCATGATTATCGCGCACCAGCGTCTGCGGAACGCGCCAGTGCCGATCAACGACGATTTGTCCGCCTTCCACCGCCAGCTACGGCGCACGGCGGACCATGTGATATCGGCATCCAGTGATGACAAACGTCGCCGCTACTTTAAGCAACTGCTGGAGGAGCTGGATATCTACCAGGAGAAACTGCGGATCTGGGAAGCGCCGCCGCAGGTTACCGAGCCGGTAGAGCGGCTGGTGTTTATGCTGCACCGCTACCAGAATGCGCTGACAGACAGCTAA
- the aaeA gene encoding p-hydroxybenzoic acid efflux pump subunit AaeA, translated as MKTLTRKISRTAITMALVILAFIAIFRAWVYYTESPWTRDARFSAEVVAIAPDVAGLITAVNVHDNQLVKKDQVLFTIDQPRYQKALEEAEADVAYYNALASEKRREAGRRNKLGIQAMSREEIDQSNNVLQTVLHQLAKAQATRDLAKLDLERTVIRAPSDGWVTNLNVYAGEFITRGSTAVALVKKNSFYVLAYMEETKLEGVRPGYRAEITPLGSNRVLKGTVDSVAAGVTNSSSTNDSKGMATVDSNLEWVRLAQRVPVRIRLDEQQSNLWPAGTTATVVITGEKDRDASQDSIFRQIAHRLREFG; from the coding sequence GTGAAAACGCTAACAAGAAAAATCTCCCGCACTGCCATCACTATGGCGCTGGTCATCCTGGCGTTCATCGCTATTTTTCGCGCCTGGGTTTATTACACCGAATCCCCGTGGACGCGCGATGCGCGTTTCAGCGCGGAGGTGGTCGCGATAGCGCCCGATGTCGCCGGTCTCATTACGGCAGTCAACGTCCACGATAACCAACTGGTGAAAAAAGATCAGGTGCTGTTCACCATCGACCAGCCGCGCTATCAAAAAGCGCTGGAAGAAGCGGAAGCAGACGTGGCGTATTACAACGCGCTGGCCTCTGAAAAACGCCGTGAAGCAGGACGCCGTAACAAGCTGGGCATCCAGGCCATGTCCCGGGAAGAGATTGACCAGTCCAATAACGTGCTGCAAACCGTGCTGCATCAGCTGGCAAAAGCGCAGGCGACGCGCGATCTGGCGAAGCTCGATCTGGAACGTACCGTTATCCGCGCCCCGTCCGATGGCTGGGTGACCAACCTCAATGTCTATGCGGGCGAGTTTATTACGCGCGGCTCTACGGCCGTGGCGCTGGTGAAAAAGAACTCTTTCTACGTCCTCGCCTATATGGAAGAGACCAAGCTGGAAGGCGTGCGTCCGGGCTATCGCGCCGAAATCACGCCGCTCGGCAGCAACCGGGTCCTGAAGGGAACCGTGGACAGCGTGGCCGCGGGGGTGACCAACTCCAGCAGTACCAATGATTCAAAAGGGATGGCGACCGTCGATTCTAACCTCGAGTGGGTTCGTCTGGCGCAGCGCGTACCGGTACGCATTCGTCTGGATGAGCAGCAGAGCAACCTCTGGCCCGCAGGCACCACGGCGACGGTGGTGATCACGGGTGAAAAAGACCGTGATGCCAGCCAGGATTCGATCTTCCGTCAAATCGCCCATCGCCTGCGCGAGTTTGGTTGA
- the aaeX gene encoding p-hydroxybenzoic acid efflux pump operon protein AaeX, which translates to MSLFPVIVVFGLSFPPIFFELLLSLAIFWLVRKVLVPTGIYDFVWHPALFNTALYCCLFYLISRMFV; encoded by the coding sequence ATGAGTCTGTTTCCCGTTATCGTGGTGTTCGGTTTGTCGTTCCCACCGATATTTTTCGAGCTTCTTTTATCACTGGCGATCTTCTGGCTGGTGCGCAAGGTGCTGGTCCCTACCGGGATTTATGATTTCGTCTGGCATCCTGCATTGTTCAATACCGCGCTGTATTGCTGCCTGTTCTATTTAATATCGCGCATGTTTGTCTGA